The Antarcticibacterium flavum genome contains the following window.
TACTTATCTGGATAAAATTGACAGTATTGAGTGGTTTAATAGAGGAATGCATCATATTTCAGTTTTTCCTGTAAATGATAAGTTTGAGGTTGCTTTTGATGGCGATATTAAAAATTTAAAGAATAAAAAAGACGTAAACTGGAAGGCATCCTTAAAATATAATTTTTATGATCTAAAAAAGTTTTTTAAGGAATTAGTCCCAAATAAATAGATAATTCCTTCAGAAACTTTCTAAATGGAAAAAAGTGAGCCAAAAATAGTATGAGAGTACTTCAAATAATTGATTCTTTACGACCAGGAGGAGCGGAGAAGATGGCGGTGAATATTGCCAATGCTTTGCTGCCTTTTGTCGATAAATCCTTTCTTTGCTGCACAAGACAGGAGGGCTTATTAAAAAAGGAGATCAAGAATGAAGTAGGTTATTTATTTTTGTCTAAAAAATCCAGTCTTGATCCTCTCGCGATTTTGAAGCTGAAAAAGTTTATTCGAGAGAATAAAATTGAGCTCGTACACGCCCACAGTACATCATTTTTTCTGCCAGGAATTTTAAAATTATCGGGGAGCAAATTTAAACTCATATGGCATGATCATTATGGAGAAAGTGAAAATTTGGAAAAAAGGGAGTATAGAATTTTAAAAAGGTTTTCAAAATTATTTTCCGGAATCATTTCGGTGAATACGGTTCTTAGGAATTGGGCAATTCAGAAACTGGATTGTAATAAAGTGATTGAGATTAAAAATTTTATACCCGAGCTGGAGCTTACGGAAGAATCGAAAATTAAATTGAGAGGGAATCAGGATGATTTTAAAATTATTTGCGTAGCGAATCTCAGGCCTCAGAAAGACCATCTTACTCTATTGAGAGCTTTTGAGATGTTGAAACCGGATATAAATGTGAGCTTGCATCTTATTGGAGAAGATCCGGGAACTATGTATTCCGCTTCAATTCTGAAAGCAATAGAAAATTCATCTGTTAAACATAAAATCTTTTTTTACGGAACTCAGG
Protein-coding sequences here:
- a CDS encoding glycosyltransferase; the protein is MRVLQIIDSLRPGGAEKMAVNIANALLPFVDKSFLCCTRQEGLLKKEIKNEVGYLFLSKKSSLDPLAILKLKKFIRENKIELVHAHSTSFFLPGILKLSGSKFKLIWHDHYGESENLEKREYRILKRFSKLFSGIISVNTVLRNWAIQKLDCNKVIEIKNFIPELELTEESKIKLRGNQDDFKIICVANLRPQKDHLTLLRAFEMLKPDINVSLHLIGEDPGTMYSASILKAIENSSVKHKIFFYGTQVGIIPFLKKADLGILSSRSEGLPLALLEYGMAGLPVICTRVGKCPEVIGEYGETVPKENSKALIEKINFYINHPDKMNIDSTQFQQRIKEKYSELIIINRILDFY